One Camelina sativa cultivar DH55 chromosome 3, Cs, whole genome shotgun sequence genomic window carries:
- the LOC104778732 gene encoding uncharacterized protein LOC104778732, with protein MDPDWWVDREKEIPYAKIIREEGIPHMELMRRIFGCQGSKPEAMYPTHKQDANNTEVDERQSVDKFVPIAVDDDGDDSNRTPTKDAHLQSQTITNESPPLSPIGPAKRSAKKQSRVTPYPSNRGKDVLRSGEKNMPRRRTAFETEMGGQFKEMMEFRRAQVEEARERREKNEATPYKEAYGVLQSIQGLTRWTDFWWACIKVLKEDLFAREMMVSSENDHDKIIFLEGYTGYDRNGDFIGNRLNNLQSCQRGPPSVNLDLNIRNTNMETHEEFNAPSHTELMSLFKEIGYEGGTKKTGCDGESSQTKTFNLED; from the coding sequence GAGATACCATATGCCAAAATTATCCGTGAAGAAGGAATTCCCCATATGGAGCTTATGAGACGCATATTTGGTTGTCAAGGCAGTAAACCAGAAGCTATGTACCCAACTCATAAGCAAGATGCAAACAATACTGAGGTAGATGAGAGGCAATCAGTGGACAAGTTCGTTCCGATAGCCgtagatgatgatggagatgattCAAACCGTACTCCTACAAAGGATGCACATCTACAGTCTCAAACCATCACAAACGAATCTCCTCCACTGTCGCCAATTGGTCCAGCGAAGCGGTCAGCTAAAAAACAATCACGTGTTACTCCATACCCAAGTAATCGAGGGAAAGATGTACTACGGAGTGGAGAAAAGAACATGCCACGAAGAAGAACGGCATTTGAAACAGAGATGGGTGGACAATTCAAAGAAATGATGGAATTTCGTCGTGCTCAAGTAGAAGAGGCAAGAGAACGTAGAGAAAAGAATGAAGCTACACCATACAAAGAGGCATATGGAGTCTTGCAATCAATTCAAGGTTTGACAAGGTGGACAGATTTTTGGTGGGCGTGTATCAAAGTACTAAAGGAGGATCTCTTTGCCCGAGAAATGATGGTCTCTAGTGAAAATGATCATGATAAGATCATATTCTTGGAGGGTTATACGGGATATGATCGTAACGGAGATTTCATTGGAAATCGTCTCAATAATTTGCAAAGTTGCCAAAGAGGTCCTCCAAGTGTCAACCTGGATTTGAACATCCGTAACACAAACATGGAGACTCACGAAGAATTCAATGCTCCATCTCATACAGAGCTCATGTCATTATTCAAAGAGATAGGGTATGAAGGTGGAACCAAGAAAACGGGTTGTGATGGAGAATCAAGTCAGACGAAGACTTTTAATCTAgaagattaa
- the LOC104774707 gene encoding putative nuclease HARBI1, protein MDTIMHPLMEYYNRYFSKQPMAEERGLGWQNLERQIRNKPVNCMNMLRMHPEAFKNLCTTLEQRYNLRSTDNISIDEMVAIFLVTCGQNASQRFVGMTFGRSQETAYRKFHEVLDAVERLACEYLKTPTTTSLQHYPRKLQEDSRYWPFFSGFVGALDGTHVKVMVGGSDAVGYFDRNGQKSLNIMAICDLNMIFKYAWLGAAGSTHDSLVLQYAIDGDPLFPRPPIGKYYLVDSGYANKRGFLAPYRGSSRENIRYHLSEFDAGAPRNKKELYNRWHASLRSVIERTFGVWKKKWTILDNLPRYDVKTQNRIVHATMVLHNFIRLHRIPDADFEDENVTARDSRGRRFAEGELNRLEEEEGTNDGQYMNNVRDEIANMLWNVRRH, encoded by the coding sequence ATGGATACGATAATGCATCCTTTGATGGAATATTACAATCgttatttttctaaacaacCAATGGCGGAAGAACGAGGATTAGGTTGGCAAAACCTTGAAAGGCAGATTCGTAACAAGCCGGTAAATTGTATGAACATGTTAAGGATGCATCCGGAAGCATTCAAGAACCTGTGCACAACGCTGGAGCAACGTTACAACTTACGGAGTACCGATAATATCAGTATTGATGAGATGGTGGCAATATTTTTGGTTACATGCGGTCAAAATGCATCTCAACGCTTTGTTGGAATGACTTTTGGTCGTTCCCAAGAGACTGCTTATCGAAAGTTCCATGAGGTACTGGACGCTGTAGAGAGACTTGCATGTGAGTATTTAAAaactccaacaacaacatcactcCAGCACTATCCTCGTAAGTTACAAGAAGATTCAAGATATTGGCCTTTCTTTAGTGGATTTGTTGGAGCACTTGATGGAACGCATGTCAAAGTAATGGTTGGAGGTAGTGATGCAGTTGGGTATTTTGATAGAAATGGACAGAAAAGTCTAAACATAATGGCCATATGCGATTTAAACATGATCTTCAAGTATGCATGGCTAGGCGCAGCTGGATCCACACATGATTCATTGGTGTTGCAGTATGCAATAGATGGAGATCCTTTATTCCCGAGACCTCCTATAGGTAAGTATTATCTCGTCGATTCTGGATATGCGAACAAGCGGGGATTTCTAGCTCCATATAGAGGAAGCAGCAGAGAAAACATCAGATATCATCTTTCAGAATTTGATGCAGGTGCTCCGAggaacaaaaaagaattatataataGGTGGCATGCATCACTTCGTTCTGTGATAGAACGAACATTCggagtttggaaaaaaaaatggacgaTTCTTGACAATTTGCCTCGTTATGATGTCAAGACTCAGAACAGAATTGTGCATGCTACTATGGTTCTTCACAATTTTATCAGGCTTCATAGAATTCCAGATGCTGATTTTGAAGACGAAAATGTCACTGCTCGAGATAGTCGTGGACGACGATTTGCAGAAGGCGAACTTAATCgacttgaggaagaagagggaacAAATGATGGCCAATATATGAATAACGTACGAGATGAGATAGCAAATATGCTATGGAATGTACGTCGTcattag
- the LOC104774720 gene encoding probable CCR4-associated factor 1 homolog 2 codes for MSQAPNPKEEDDDNTIEIREVWSHNLEQEMALIEQSIDDFPYVAMDTEFPGIVCKTVTANPNPNPKHYEYNYGTLKTNVNMLKLIQLGLTLSDERGNLPTCGTNKRQCIWQFNFREFNLKSDMFAMDSINLLRGSNIDFEKNKECGVDSKRFAELLMGSGVVLNDKIQWVTFHCGYDFGYLLKLLSGKDLPEEKSEFFDQVTSYFPVVYDIKYLMGFCAPLYGGLERVADILGVKRVGISHQAGSDSLLTLRAFNKMKEMFFTGSLDRYSGFLYGLDNPQRLAGSKK; via the coding sequence ATGTCGCAGGCTCCGaatccaaaagaagaagacgatgataaTACGATTGAAATCCGCGAGGTCTGGTCCCATAACCTCGAACAAGAGATGGCTCTGATTGAACAATCCATTGACGATTTCCCTTACGTCGCCATGGACACTGAGTTCCCAGGTATCGTTTGCAAGACTGTGACGGCGAATCCAAACCCGAACCCTAAACACTACGAGTACAACTACGGGACGTTGAAGACGAACGTGAACATGCTCAAGTTGATTCAGCTCGGTCTCACGTTATCAGATGAGCGAGGGAACTTGCCAACCTGTGGAACCAACAAAAGGCAATGCATCTGGCAATTCAATTTCAGGGAGTTCAATCTCAAGTCCGACATGTTCGCCATGGACTCCATCAACCTCCTCCGCGGCTCAAACATCGATTTCGAGAAGAACAAAGAGTGCGGCGTCGATTCGAAACGATTCGCTGAGCTTCTTATGGGTTCCGGGGTAGTGCTTAACGATAAGATACAGTGGGTGACGTTCCACTGCGGATACGATTTTGGATATTTGCTTAAACTCTTGTCAGGGAAAGATTTGCCTGAGGAGAAATCGGAGTTCTTCGATCAGGTGACGAGCTATTTCCCTGTAGTGTACGATATCAAATACTTGATGGGATTCTGTGCACCGCTCTATGGAGGGTTGGAGAGAGTAGCGGATATACTTGGTGTGAAACGGGTTGGGATTTCTCATCAGGCTGGTTCGGATAGCTTGTTAACGTTGCGTGCTTTCAACaagatgaaagagatgttcttcaCTGGTTCCTTGGATAGATATTCTGGTTTTTTGTATGGATTAGATAATCCTCAGCGACTCGCCGgatccaaaaaataa
- the LOC104774747 gene encoding 40S ribosomal protein S12-1 — MSGDEAAPAVVPPVAEPAAIPEDMDVNTALELTLRKARAHGGVVRGLHECAKLIEKRVAQLCVLAEDCNQPDYVKLVKALCADHNINLLTVPSAKTLGEWAGLCKIDSEGNARKVVGCSCLVVKDYGEETTALNIVKKHIESQ; from the exons ATGTCAGG TGATGAAGCTGCCCCTGCTGTTGTTCCTCCCGTTGCTGAGCCAGCGGCCATCCCTGAGGACATGGACGTAAACACTGCATTGGAGCTGACTCTAAGGAAAGCTCGTGCTCACGGTGGTGTTGTTCGTGGTCTCCATGAGTGTGCTAAGCTTATTGAGAAGCGTGTGGCTCAGCTATGTGTCTTGGCTGAAGACTGCAACCAGCCTGATTACGTTAAGCTTGTGAAAGCTCTCTGTGCTGATCACAACATCAATTTGCTTACCGTTCCAAGTGCCAAGACCCTCGGAGAATGGGCTGGA cTCTGCAAGATTGATTCTGAGGGAAATGCCAGGAAGGTTGTTGGATGCTCATGTCTTGTTGTCAAG GACTACGGCGAGGAGACCACTGCTCTCAATATCGTCAAGAAGCATATTGAATCTCAATAA
- the LOC104774732 gene encoding uncharacterized protein LOC104774732 yields the protein MITVIDESDEIPMDLLETLLNSVKKESRDVSPAASTLVEKVLSSCARKLQPCIIEALKSTGTSLDMYSPVVSSICQSESAITQGHSDVKAKENEADEKMSEEQVVLRALQD from the exons ATGATCACAGTTATAGATGAAAGTGATGAAATACCCATGGATTTGCTAGAGACTCTCTTAAATTCTGTCAAAAAGGAAAGCCGG GATGTCTCACCAGCGGCTTCCACGCTTGTGGAGAAGGTTCTCAGTAGTTGTGCCCGTAAGCTTCAGCCTTGCATCATCGAAGCTTTGAAGTCCACAGGGACCAGCTTGGACATGTATTCTCCAGTAGTTTCATCAATATGCCAAAGCGAATCTGCCATTACTCAAGGGCACAGTGATGTTAAGGCCAAAGAAAATGAG gCAGATGAAAAGATGTCAGAAGAACAAGTAGTTCTTAGAG CTCTGCAAGATTGA
- the LOC104774769 gene encoding uncharacterized protein LOC104774769, whose product MGPLVGETDLSKALLEAADNLVKPHSSTDATLRLLDNVESLLATVEQDVTESLLNDLKPSMAALVSADLLRNPDSDVRVSVVSCLTEIMRITAPDAPYDDDQMKDIFEVTIEAFDKLADATSRSYRKAEVVLETVAKVRSSLVMLDLECDDLVLDMFRRFLKIIRLGHPLLVLLSMETIMITVIDESEEVPMDLLEVLLNSVKKESLDVSPAASTLVEKVLSSCARKLQPCIMEALKSTGTSLDMYSPVVSLICQNESAITQGHSDVKGKENEADEKISEEQVVPSDSLEVKLNLGISRKGNRSKRTARGGTRRANGDDKVVTGNEGSEITDAETASGSGRKRGRKPNSLMNPEEGYSFKKTSSSKKVQEKKLKDSSLAKVAAKKASSPTKVGQTNQTGSRKRSRTKMEETNHDVDSLATPPSKKQIVKKDNPEEEDLMESDLEKPEDRIKSGRSSKKEKAQNGLAKTSAKKPLADTKMVKHSGKNSVLSDAKKKTSKGASMNKSVSSDAKKKTSEGASMKKSVHSDSKKKNSEGASMDTPVPRSSKSKKDSCATTPFTKKSEQTPKSHLKRKQTAGGVEPDTNELGEEMVNKKVNVWWPLDKAFYEGVISSYCSLKKMHQVKYLDGDVEELNLKVERYEIIQDIDEESTPLIKIIQRQKAKKSKNVSKNVEPNSSPEVGSSTQKMKMKMKDSVTDSTKQAKRTKGALEAVSNEPESTEGNCKSLKDLNGEPDRTKSRTGKKQKVTRAMHPESEKDCDDKEDPKTKGEDSLKLGEESDAEPDAMEEHQQLPEIQNAETKTDGEEERSAKEPNEEPDTDGKEGNSLKEPNAEPKTNGEEQEAAKEPIAETKTDGEEHKVAKETNAELETDEKEQESVKETPVEPTTEGEEQMSVKEPNAEPETKVEEKESAEEQTAGTQLIENEDMSEAKGQEVDKETDRSMPETGKVENEAEEDDQRVTKELEAESDKAEVSTTVLQVDP is encoded by the exons ATGGGTCCTCTTGTCGGAGAGACCGACCTCTCTAAAGCACTCCTCGAGGCTGCAGACAATCTCGTTAAGCCTCATTCCTCAACTGATGCGACTCTCCGTCTTCTCGAT AATGTTGAGTCTCTGCTCGCCACTGTCGAGCAAGATGTTACTGAATCATTACTAAATGACCTAAAACCATCCATGGCGGCTTTGGTATCTGCTGATCTCTTGAGAAACCCTGATTCTGATGTTAGGGTTTCTGTTGTCTCTTGCTTGACTGAAATTATGAGGATTACTGCTCCAGATGCCCCTTATGACGATGACCAGATGAAG GATATTTTCGAGGTGACAATAGAAGCATTTGATAAACTAGCTGATGCTACCAGTCGCAGTTACAGGAAAGCGGAGGTTGTTCTTGAGACTGTTGCAAAGGTCAGATCTTCCTTAGTTATGTTGGACTTGGAGTGCGATGATCTTGTCCTAGATATGTTTCGACGTTTCCTGAAAATTATAAG GCTGGGTCATCCTCTACTGGTGCTTCTCTCAATGGAAACAATTATGATCACAGTTATAGATGAAAGTGAAGAAGTACCCATGGATTTGCTCGAGGTTCTCTTAAATTCTGTCAAAAAGGAAAGCCTG GATGTCTCACCAGCGGCTTCCACGCTTGTGGAGAAGGTTCTTAGTAGTTGTGCCCGTAAGCTTCAGCCTTGCATCATGGAAGCTTTGAAGTCCACAGGGACCAGCTTGGACATGTATTCTCCAGTAGTTTCATTAATATGCCAAAACGAATCTGCCATTACTCAAGGGCACAGTGATGTTAAGGGCAAAGAAAATGAG gCAGATGAAAAGATATCAGAAGAACAAGTAGTTCCAAGTGATTCATTAGAG GTCAAATTGAATTTGGGGATTTCTCGCAAGGGAAATAGATCCAAGAGAACTGCTAGAGGTGGAACTCGTCGGGCCAATGGAGACGACAAAGTAGTAACTGGAAATGAAGGGTCCGAAATTACAGATGCAGAGACTGCATCAGGGTCTGGAAGGAAGAGAGGGCGGAAACCCAATTCTCTGATGAATCCTGAGGAAGGCTATTCATTTAAGAAGACGTCTTCAAGCAAGAAGGTGcaggaaaaaaaactcaaggatTCATCACTTGCGAAGGTGGCTGCCAAGAAAGCATCTTCACCTACTAAAGTTGGTCAAACAAATCAGACGGGGTCGCGTAAACGAAGCCGAACAAAGATGGAAGAGACAAATCATGATGTAGATTCCTTAGCTACACCACCATCAAAGAAACAGATTGTGAAGAAAGATaatcctgaagaagaagatttgatgGAATCTGACCTTGAAAAACCTGAAGATCGCATTAAGTCTGGTAGGTCAagtaaaaaggagaaagcacAGAATGGTTTAGCAAAAACATCTGCAAAGAAGCCTCTTGCAGACACTAAGATGGTAAAGCACAGTGGCAAAAACTCAGTCCTTTCAGATGCTAAGAAGAAGACTTCAAAAGGTGCAAGCATGAATAAATCAGTCAGTTCAGATGCTAAGAAAAAGACTTCAGAAGGTGCAAGCATGAAAAAATCAGTCCATTCagattctaagaaaaaaaattcagaaggTGCAAGCATGGATACGCCTGTACCCCGATCATCAAAGAGCAAG AAGGATTCTTGTGCAACGACGccttttaccaaaaaatctGAACAAACTCCTAAGAGCCATCTCAAGAGGAAACAGACAGCAGGAGGAGTG GAGCCCGATACAAATGAGCTTGGTGAGGAAATGGTTAATAAGAAAGTTAATGTCTGGTGGCCACTCGACAAGGC ATTTTATGAAGGTGTGATAAGTTCCTATTGTAGTCTTAAGAAGATGCATCAA GTGAAATATTTAGATGGGGATGTAGAAGAGCTTAATCTCAAAGTGGAACGTTATGAGATAATCCAG GATATTGATGAGGAGTCTACTcctttaattaaaat TATACAAAGGCAGAAAGCCAAGAAGAGCAAAAATGTGTCGAAGAATGTGGAACCAAATAGTTCTCCAGAAGTCGG ATCCTCTACGcaaaagatgaagatgaagatgaaagacTCGGTAACAGACTCCACTAAGCAAGCGAAAAGAACCAAAGGTGCACTTGAGGCTGTAAGCAATGAACCAGAAAGCACTGAAGGGAACTGTAAATCCTTGAAAGACCTGAATGGTGAACCTGATAGAACAAAAAGCAGGACTGGCAAAAAGCAGAAGGTGACTCGAGCTATGCACCCGGAGAGTGAAAAAGATTGTGATGATAAGGAAGACCCCAAAACTAAAGGTGAAGACAGTCTGAAATTGGGGGAAGAATCAGATGCAGAGCCTGATGCTATGGAAGAACACCAACAACTGCCTGAGATTCAAAATGCAGAAACCAAAACTGATGGAGAAGAGGAAAGATCTGCAAAAGAGCCAAATGAGGAACCTGACACTGATGGAAAAGAGGGTAACTCGCTGAAGGAGCCAAATGCAGAGCCCAAAACTAATGGAGAAGAGCAGGAGGCAGCAAAAGAGCCAATTGCGGAAACCAAAACTGATGGGGAAGAGCACAAGGTAGCAAAAGAGACAAATGCAGAACTTGAAACTGATGAGAAAGAGCAAGAGTCAGTGAAAGAGACGCCTGTTGAACCCACAACTGAGGGAGAAGAGCAAATGTCAGTGAAAGAGCCAAATGCAGAGCCTGAAACCAAGGTAGAAGAGAAAGAGTCAGCAGAAGAGCAAACTGCAGGTACACAATTGATTGAGAACGAGGATATGTCTGA